One window of the Eucalyptus grandis isolate ANBG69807.140 chromosome 6, ASM1654582v1, whole genome shotgun sequence genome contains the following:
- the LOC104450242 gene encoding uncharacterized protein LOC104450242 isoform X2: MESEKRWVVFKGEQEPTSVPVEWICWLNGQRKIAPTPEEMAELEARRERIKLNVARLKEEEEKKLKEGSIRKSMSSGKVGGPDLGSFIRQFPSSAVGDKVEETSDKTDSLRQTKERPKEEEEKPVPESTEPTGSGASFRPGTWQPPT; the protein is encoded by the exons ATGGAATCG GAGAAAAGGTGGGTGGTATTCAAGGGTGAGCAGGAACCTACATCTGTTCCTG TTGAATGGATTTGTTGGCTGAATGGACAGCGTAAGATAGCTCCGACTCCAGAG GAAATGGCGGAGCTTGAAGCTAGGCGTGAGCGGATTAAACTTAATGTCGCCA GgttaaaagaggaagaagaaaagaaattaaaagaaggCAGTATCCGCAAAAGCATGAGCTCTG GTAAAGTTGGAGGTCCAGACTTGGGAAGTTTTATTCGGCAATTTCCATCCTCTGCAGTAG GTGACAAGGTTGAGGAGACATCAGATAAAACAGATAGCTTGAG ACAAACTAAAGaaagaccaaaagaagaagaagagaagccgGTCCCAGA GTCAACAGAGCCCACAGGATCTGGTGCATCATTCAGGCCGGGGACATGGCAACCGCCAACTTGA
- the LOC104450241 gene encoding AUGMIN subunit 4 → MAKGLQGGGGGQNLPADVSQLVDQLERHCLAPDGSLVSKSAYYDLQLAREEMSRERLRYLEAMAIYCEAIAMVEEYQQAVSVANLGGIRDLQGLYPQLGLKNAPQVYETLEHRLVVAEAAQRLRLPLISKDGEIHEDEIEKWSIMSRSSIDSTSTSITISSSANSTNYTNISTNSSLGTNNNSPSISNADAAEPGVGGVPNRFLGITPAYLWQTQLQRTPPVDMTEYQMSLSHEIEARLKVKCDKLADAFADDIDSSSGNQNLSARLPERVKSIIEEIEREEAALREDLYSADRKFAEYYNVLEQILGVLIKLVKDLKLQHQHKYDELQKTWLCKRCETMSAKLRVLKHILLYETYTQESIPALHKIRKYLVEATEEASIAYNKAVTRLREYQGVDPHFDTIARQYHDIVKKLENMQWTIHQVEMDLKRMPDHPNV, encoded by the exons ATGGCGAAGGGGCTGCAAGGTGGCGGAGGCGGCCAGAACCTGCCGGCCGACGTCTCCCAGCTCGTCGATCAGCTGGAGCGTCACTGCTTGGCTCCCGACGGCTCTCTCGTCTCCAAATCCGCCTACTACGACCTCCAACtc GCGAGAGAGGAGATGTCCAGAGAGAGGCTGCGTTACCTGGAAGCCATG GCGATCTATTGTGAGGCAATTGCAATGGTGGAAGAGTATCAGCAGGCTGTTTCGGTGGCTAATCTCGGTGGAATTCGTGATCTTCAGGGTTTATATCCACAGCTTGGGTTGAAGAACGCCCCACAG GTATATGAGACCCTAGAGCACCGTCTGGTTGTTGCAGAAGCTGCTCAAAGACTGAGGCTTCCTTTAATATCGAAAGATGGAGAGATCCACGAGGACGAAATTGAGAAGTGGAGTATAATGTCAAGAAGCTCCATTGACAGTACTAGTACTAGTATTACCATCAGTTCAAGCGCTAATTCCACAAATTATACAAATATCTCTACAAATAGCAGTCTAGGCACCAATAATAATTCTCCATCAATTAGCAATGCTGATGCAGCGGAACCTGGAGTTGGTGGTGTTCCTAACCGTTTTCTTGGGATTACACCTGCTTATTTATGGCAAACTCAGCTTCAGCGGACACCACCTGTG GATATGACAGAGTACCAGATGTCTCTGTCCCACGAGATTGAGGCTCGTCTGAAAGTCAAATGTGATAAACTGGCTGATGCGTTTGCCGATGACATTG ATTCATCATCAGGAAATCAAAATTTGAGTGCCCGTCTGCCAGAAAG GGTGAAATCTATCATTGAGGAGATTGAAAGGGAAGAAGCAGCTCTTCGGGAAGACCTTTACTCTGCAGATAGAAAATTTGCAGAATACTATAAT GTCTTAGAGCAAATTCTTGGAGTGCTCATCAAGCTGGTCAAGGATTTGAAGTTGCAACATCAGCATAAATAC GATGAACTACAAAAGACGTGGCTGTGCAAAAGGTGTGAAACCATGAGTGCTAAACTGAG AGTTTTAAAGCATATACTTTTATACGAAACTTATACTCAGGAATCGATTCCAGCTCTCCACAAAATAAG GAAGTATCTTGTTGAGGCCACAGAGGAAGCTTCAATAGCTTATAACAAAGCG GTAACAAGGCTTAGGGAGTATCAAGGCGTTGATCCTCACTTTGATACAATTGCAAGGCAGTATCATGATATTGTGAAG AAATTGGAAAATATGCAATGGACAATTCACCAAGTGGAAATGGACCTGAAGCGCATGCCCGATCACCCAAATGTATGA
- the LOC104450242 gene encoding uncharacterized protein LOC104450242 isoform X1, producing the protein MSKIFSRIAGFFSSRTLVGMDKAGNRYFTRKEEIDGIVKEKRWVVFKGEQEPTSVPVEWICWLNGQRKIAPTPEEMAELEARRERIKLNVARLKEEEEKKLKEGSIRKSMSSGKVGGPDLGSFIRQFPSSAVGDKVEETSDKTDSLRQTKERPKEEEEKPVPESTEPTGSGASFRPGTWQPPT; encoded by the exons atGTCGAAGATATTTTCGAGGATTGCTGGATTTTTCAGCAGCCGGACTCTCGTGGGTATGGATAAGGCTGGGAATCGCTATTTCACTCGAAAAGAAGAGATCGATGGAATCG TGAAGGAGAAAAGGTGGGTGGTATTCAAGGGTGAGCAGGAACCTACATCTGTTCCTG TTGAATGGATTTGTTGGCTGAATGGACAGCGTAAGATAGCTCCGACTCCAGAG GAAATGGCGGAGCTTGAAGCTAGGCGTGAGCGGATTAAACTTAATGTCGCCA GgttaaaagaggaagaagaaaagaaattaaaagaaggCAGTATCCGCAAAAGCATGAGCTCTG GTAAAGTTGGAGGTCCAGACTTGGGAAGTTTTATTCGGCAATTTCCATCCTCTGCAGTAG GTGACAAGGTTGAGGAGACATCAGATAAAACAGATAGCTTGAG ACAAACTAAAGaaagaccaaaagaagaagaagagaagccgGTCCCAGA GTCAACAGAGCCCACAGGATCTGGTGCATCATTCAGGCCGGGGACATGGCAACCGCCAACTTGA